From Myxococcales bacterium, the proteins below share one genomic window:
- the gyrA gene encoding DNA gyrase subunit A: MTSPNPPSPPPTSPNQKIPVSIQDELRTSYLDYAMSVIVGRAIPDVRDGLKPVHRRILFAAYEAGLMPTTAFRKSATIVGDVLGKYHPHGDASVYDAMVRLAQDFSMRYPLIDGQGNYGSVDGDPAAAYRYTEARLSKVAVELLTDLDKECVDFQPNFDDSKEEPTVLPSRIPNLLVNGSGGIAVGMATNIPPHNLGEVIDATVHLVRNPDCPIDDLMRFVTGPDFPTGGLIYGRSGILQAQRTGRGNIIMRAKIDVEKAPGKGEREQIVVTEIPYQVNKAKVAARIGELVREKKIEGISEVRDESDRDGIRLVVELKKDVLPQVVINQLYRLTDLQTSFGVINLAIVRGRPAVLDLRETLACFVEHRRDVVTRRTRYELRQAEAQREIVEGLGMATTEVDLVVKTIRQSRDTDAAKVALMALPLKGLEAFVRRAGRPEDEIAEAKERGDYFLSERQAKAILDMRLAKLTGLEQEKLAAEYGDLSNEIARLRGILASEKVLFDLIVMELEEIRAKFADKRRTEIVESEADISDEDLIQEEDMVVTISHAGYIKRTSPSAYRAQKRGGKGKVGMEARDEDWVSQLFVSSTHSYVFFFSDKGKVYVKKVYEIPLAGRTSKGRAIVNFVGMEPGEKIAAVVEVPAIEPERFVTTLTKRGQIKKTELTDYENFRQKGIIGVKIEGDDQLLSAVLTDGKRELLIATKQGQSIRFPEEQVRPTGRSTMGVKAIDVGDDDQVVGFTVTDDKRKHVLAVCERGYGKRTDIEEFRIQNRGGKGIILIDASERNGPVVDVKLVCDEDEVMLITDRGQMLRTRVGEIRETGRNAQGVKIMSVEEGERIVGVERLAESPVEAEVEGDEGAELAEGAEVIDGAGETEGTAPGDGNDAPPDLN, from the coding sequence ATGACGTCGCCGAACCCGCCCTCGCCGCCCCCCACGTCACCGAACCAAAAGATCCCGGTCTCGATCCAGGACGAGCTGCGAACGAGCTACCTCGACTACGCGATGAGCGTCATCGTCGGGCGCGCGATCCCCGACGTGCGCGACGGCCTGAAGCCCGTGCACCGGCGCATCTTGTTCGCCGCGTACGAGGCCGGCCTCATGCCGACGACGGCGTTCCGCAAGAGCGCCACCATCGTCGGCGACGTGCTCGGCAAGTACCACCCGCACGGCGACGCGAGCGTGTACGACGCGATGGTCCGCCTCGCTCAGGATTTCTCGATGCGCTACCCGCTCATCGACGGCCAGGGCAACTACGGCAGCGTCGACGGCGACCCGGCGGCCGCCTACCGCTACACCGAGGCGCGCCTCTCGAAGGTGGCCGTCGAGCTCCTCACCGACCTCGACAAGGAGTGCGTCGATTTCCAGCCGAACTTCGACGACAGCAAAGAGGAGCCCACGGTGCTCCCTTCGCGCATCCCGAACCTGCTCGTGAACGGCTCGGGCGGCATCGCGGTCGGCATGGCGACGAACATTCCGCCGCACAACCTCGGCGAGGTGATCGACGCCACCGTGCACCTCGTACGGAACCCCGACTGCCCCATCGACGACCTCATGCGCTTCGTCACGGGCCCCGACTTCCCCACGGGCGGCCTCATCTACGGGCGCTCGGGCATCTTGCAGGCGCAGCGCACGGGCCGCGGCAACATCATCATGCGCGCCAAGATCGACGTCGAGAAGGCGCCGGGCAAGGGCGAGCGCGAGCAGATCGTCGTCACCGAGATCCCCTACCAGGTCAACAAGGCCAAGGTGGCGGCGCGCATCGGCGAGCTCGTTCGCGAGAAGAAGATCGAAGGCATCAGCGAGGTGCGCGACGAGTCCGACCGCGATGGCATCCGCCTCGTCGTCGAGCTCAAGAAGGACGTCCTCCCCCAGGTCGTCATCAACCAGCTTTACCGCCTCACGGACCTCCAGACGTCGTTCGGCGTCATCAACCTCGCGATCGTGCGCGGGCGCCCCGCGGTGCTCGACCTCCGCGAGACGCTCGCTTGTTTCGTGGAGCACCGGCGCGACGTCGTCACACGGCGCACCCGGTACGAGCTTCGCCAAGCCGAAGCCCAGCGCGAGATCGTCGAGGGCTTGGGCATGGCCACGACCGAGGTCGACCTCGTCGTGAAGACCATCCGCCAGAGCCGCGACACGGACGCGGCGAAGGTCGCCCTCATGGCGCTCCCACTGAAGGGGCTCGAGGCCTTCGTCCGTCGCGCGGGCCGGCCCGAGGACGAGATCGCCGAGGCCAAGGAGCGCGGCGACTACTTCCTGTCCGAGCGTCAGGCCAAGGCCATCCTCGACATGCGCCTCGCCAAGCTCACCGGCCTCGAGCAAGAGAAGCTCGCGGCGGAGTACGGCGATTTGTCGAACGAGATCGCACGGTTGCGCGGCATTCTCGCGAGCGAGAAGGTGCTCTTCGATCTCATCGTCATGGAGCTCGAGGAGATCCGCGCGAAGTTCGCCGACAAGCGCCGCACCGAGATCGTCGAGAGCGAGGCCGACATCAGCGACGAGGACCTCATCCAAGAAGAGGACATGGTCGTCACGATCTCGCACGCCGGCTACATCAAGCGCACGAGCCCGTCGGCCTACCGCGCGCAGAAACGTGGCGGCAAGGGCAAGGTCGGCATGGAGGCGCGCGACGAGGACTGGGTGAGCCAGCTCTTCGTCTCGTCGACGCACTCGTACGTCTTCTTCTTCAGCGACAAGGGAAAGGTCTACGTCAAGAAGGTCTACGAGATCCCGCTCGCGGGGCGCACGTCGAAGGGGCGCGCGATCGTGAACTTCGTCGGCATGGAGCCCGGCGAGAAGATCGCGGCCGTCGTCGAGGTGCCGGCCATCGAGCCCGAGCGCTTCGTCACGACGCTCACGAAGCGTGGCCAGATCAAGAAGACCGAGCTCACCGACTACGAGAACTTCCGCCAAAAGGGCATCATCGGCGTGAAGATCGAGGGCGACGATCAGCTCCTCTCGGCCGTCTTGACCGACGGAAAACGCGAGCTCCTCATCGCCACGAAGCAGGGCCAGAGCATCCGCTTCCCCGAGGAGCAGGTCCGCCCGACGGGCCGCAGCACCATGGGCGTCAAGGCGATCGACGTGGGCGACGACGATCAGGTCGTGGGCTTCACCGTGACCGACGACAAGCGCAAGCACGTGCTCGCGGTGTGCGAGCGGGGGTATGGCAAGCGCACCGACATCGAAGAGTTCCGCATCCAGAACCGCGGCGGCAAGGGCATCATTCTCATCGACGCGAGCGAGCGGAACGGCCCCGTGGTCGACGTGAAGCTCGTCTGCGACGAGGACGAGGTCATGCTCATCACCGACCGAGGGCAGATGCTCCGCACGCGCGTCGGCGAGATCCGCGAGACCGGCCGCAACGCGCAGGGCGTGAAGATCATGAGCGTCGAAGAGGGCGAGCGCATCGTCGGGGTCGAGCGTCTCGCCGAGTCCCCGGTCGAGGCCGAGGTCGAAGGCGACGAAGGGGCCGAGCTCGCCGAAGGGGCCGAGGTCATCGACGGCGCCGGAGAGACCGAAGGCACCGCCCCGGGCGACGGCAACGACGCCCCGCCGGACCTCAACTGA
- the queG gene encoding tRNA epoxyqueuosine(34) reductase QueG: MSISVESLTLRVKGEAKRLGFEAVAIARADLPLDVDFARYEEFLARGYHGDMAYLEADREVRRSLEGEGMLPGARSVVCVARSYKRADAAEDPGIAQSIAKYARGQDYHNVVRKKLRRLAAFVRTLGEGVAARPLLDDAPVLERAWAARAGLGFVGKNGLLIVPGQGSFVLLGEVVTTLSLAPDEPITGRCGACTACLDACPTTAFPEPFVLDARRCVAYLTIEAREVAPEPLREGIGERVFGCDTCQDVCPFNAGRGSAGDPRPFTPHARLAELSLEGLASLDTAAFDALREGSPMGRPGRDGLRRNAAIALGNRGDHGDATRAVLEGLRDDVSPAVREAADWALGRRR; encoded by the coding sequence TTGAGCATCTCCGTCGAGAGCCTGACGCTGCGCGTAAAGGGTGAGGCCAAGCGCCTCGGGTTCGAGGCCGTCGCCATCGCGCGAGCCGACCTCCCGCTGGACGTGGATTTCGCCCGCTACGAGGAGTTCCTCGCGCGGGGCTACCACGGCGACATGGCGTACCTCGAGGCCGACCGTGAGGTACGGAGGTCCCTCGAGGGCGAGGGCATGCTGCCGGGGGCGCGCTCGGTCGTGTGCGTCGCCCGGAGCTACAAACGTGCCGACGCGGCGGAGGACCCCGGAATTGCCCAGTCCATCGCGAAGTATGCGCGCGGACAGGACTACCACAACGTCGTACGTAAGAAGCTGCGCCGCCTCGCCGCGTTCGTCCGCACGCTCGGCGAAGGGGTCGCGGCGCGCCCGTTGCTCGACGATGCGCCCGTCTTGGAGCGCGCATGGGCCGCACGAGCGGGGCTCGGGTTCGTCGGAAAAAATGGGCTCCTGATCGTGCCGGGGCAGGGGTCGTTCGTCCTCCTCGGCGAGGTCGTGACCACGCTGTCGCTCGCGCCCGACGAGCCCATCACGGGGCGCTGCGGGGCGTGCACCGCGTGCCTCGACGCATGCCCCACGACGGCGTTCCCCGAGCCGTTCGTGCTCGACGCGCGCCGGTGCGTGGCCTACCTCACGATCGAGGCGCGGGAGGTCGCTCCCGAGCCTCTCCGCGAGGGAATCGGGGAGCGCGTGTTCGGGTGCGACACCTGCCAAGACGTGTGCCCCTTCAACGCCGGGCGCGGCTCGGCCGGTGATCCGCGCCCCTTCACCCCTCACGCCCGCCTCGCCGAGCTCTCTCTCGAAGGGCTCGCGTCGCTCGACACGGCGGCCTTCGACGCGCTCCGCGAGGGCAGCCCCATGGGGCGACCGGGGCGCGATGGGCTGCGTCGCAACGCGGCGATCGCGCTCGGCAATCGAGGAGACCACGGCGACGCGACACGCGCCGTGCTCGAGGGGCTTCGAGACGACGTCAGCCCGGCCGTGCGTGAGGCCGCGGACTGGGCTCTCGGCCGCCGTCGCTGA
- the bamA gene encoding outer membrane protein assembly factor BamA has translation MRLLSTQVQKRTFVRQLAALSAAILWILFVFPATAGAQSADGGLPGPTTADARPVDAGAPAKPQGDAGAPSKPAGDAGAGPSAADAGAPEADPQKGTPRAAGPAEPAIRLPLTEAEKAAGATILSIDARGNRRVAREDVLTYLRLKPGQAFRPELLASDVRALWDSGFFDDIEVDLTRSDRGITLTFLVRERPNVKAVEFEGNSEIENDKLQEAIEVKANTILSVPAVRRSVQKLKDAYAEKGYFLADVESQIDAEKDNEVVVRFKIAEHQPVTVRRITFIGNYNVPDTELREGMQTGNGGFFAFGSGGPYRQDIFERDVLMLTALYYDKGYMNVQVGTPRVMLTPDREGIEITVTIHEGPRFKIRQLKVFERDADGREVEPIGGRKALRQLVKAKSGDFFNRADLVKDLTAVRLLYRDAGYANVEADPETELDPVHREVDIVIPIRRGPLVHVERIEVKGNTKTRDKVLRREMEIEEGQLFSETKVEDSKRRITALGYFERVDVSTQQGSSPDKIQITFEVTERPTGTFQVGAGFSSVENFIATAQVQQANLFGNGQSLALQAQISGLRQLISIRFFEPYFLDSDWSASTEIYDQLYIFTDFSRRSLGGSLTFGYALIQPWLRVSLTGTVQNDTVDTTAVTTFLGSTSSFASTFQRLPLANLFNAGRTISLRPTITYDTRNNRLFPTSGLFLQASTEVASGVLGSEIEFLRHRLTGRFYIPLFGQTDQAGSGVVFKVNSEAGLVTSPKSEGVPIFARFFLGGILDVRGYRLRTVGPRLPLNQSLDVNSAPITNGANIGGNLQAYTNVELEFPIIDKVGIRGVTFFDAGNAWNLENQYCQTTPAPQFSKLVRPCFEASSLLNLRASTGFGVRWFSPLGPLRFEWGFPLNKLYYEESSVFEFTIGNFF, from the coding sequence ATGCGCCTCCTTTCCACCCAGGTCCAAAAGCGGACGTTCGTCCGGCAGCTCGCGGCGTTGAGCGCGGCTATCCTTTGGATACTGTTCGTCTTCCCGGCGACCGCTGGCGCCCAATCCGCCGACGGAGGCCTGCCCGGGCCGACCACCGCCGACGCGCGCCCCGTCGACGCTGGCGCCCCCGCGAAGCCCCAGGGCGACGCTGGCGCCCCGTCGAAACCCGCAGGAGACGCCGGCGCTGGCCCCTCCGCCGCCGACGCGGGCGCCCCTGAAGCCGACCCGCAAAAGGGCACGCCCCGAGCCGCGGGCCCCGCGGAGCCCGCGATCCGCCTCCCGCTGACCGAGGCCGAGAAGGCCGCCGGGGCCACCATCCTCTCGATCGACGCCCGCGGAAACCGCCGGGTCGCCCGGGAGGACGTGCTCACGTACCTCCGCCTCAAGCCCGGCCAAGCCTTCCGCCCCGAGCTCCTCGCGTCCGACGTCCGCGCCCTGTGGGACTCGGGCTTCTTCGACGACATCGAGGTCGACCTCACCCGCTCCGACCGCGGCATCACCCTCACATTCCTCGTGCGCGAGCGCCCGAACGTGAAGGCCGTGGAGTTCGAGGGCAACAGCGAGATCGAGAACGACAAGCTCCAAGAGGCGATCGAGGTCAAGGCCAACACCATCTTGAGCGTGCCGGCCGTGCGCCGCAGCGTGCAGAAGCTGAAGGACGCCTACGCCGAGAAGGGCTACTTCCTCGCCGACGTCGAGTCCCAGATCGACGCCGAGAAGGACAACGAGGTCGTCGTCCGCTTCAAGATCGCCGAGCACCAGCCCGTCACCGTTCGGCGCATCACGTTCATCGGCAACTACAACGTGCCCGACACCGAGCTCCGCGAGGGCATGCAGACGGGCAACGGCGGCTTCTTCGCGTTCGGCTCGGGCGGCCCGTACCGCCAAGACATCTTCGAGCGCGACGTGCTCATGCTCACGGCCCTCTACTACGACAAGGGCTACATGAACGTGCAGGTGGGGACACCTCGCGTCATGCTCACGCCGGATCGTGAGGGCATCGAGATCACGGTCACCATCCACGAGGGTCCGCGCTTCAAGATCCGCCAGCTCAAGGTCTTCGAGCGCGACGCGGACGGGCGCGAGGTCGAGCCCATCGGCGGCCGCAAGGCGCTCCGCCAGCTCGTGAAGGCGAAGAGCGGGGACTTCTTCAACCGCGCCGATCTCGTGAAGGACCTCACCGCGGTCCGCCTCCTCTACCGCGACGCGGGCTACGCCAACGTCGAGGCCGACCCCGAGACCGAGCTCGACCCGGTCCATCGCGAGGTCGACATCGTCATCCCCATCCGCCGCGGCCCGCTCGTGCACGTCGAGCGCATCGAGGTGAAGGGCAACACGAAGACCCGCGACAAGGTGCTCCGTCGCGAGATGGAGATCGAGGAAGGCCAGCTCTTCTCCGAGACCAAGGTCGAGGACTCGAAGCGCCGCATCACCGCGCTCGGCTACTTCGAGCGGGTCGACGTGAGCACCCAGCAGGGCTCTTCGCCCGACAAAATCCAGATCACCTTCGAGGTGACCGAACGCCCGACGGGCACGTTCCAGGTCGGCGCGGGCTTCTCGAGCGTCGAGAATTTCATCGCGACCGCGCAGGTCCAGCAGGCGAACCTCTTCGGCAACGGTCAGTCCCTCGCCCTCCAGGCGCAGATCTCCGGGCTCCGCCAGCTCATCAGCATTCGCTTCTTCGAGCCGTACTTCCTCGACTCGGACTGGTCGGCCAGCACCGAAATCTACGACCAGCTCTACATCTTCACGGACTTCTCGCGTCGGTCGCTCGGCGGCTCGCTCACCTTCGGCTACGCGCTCATCCAGCCGTGGCTCCGCGTGAGCCTCACCGGCACGGTGCAGAACGACACGGTCGACACGACCGCCGTCACGACCTTCCTCGGCTCCACGTCGAGCTTCGCGAGCACCTTCCAGAGGCTGCCGCTCGCGAACCTCTTCAACGCCGGCCGCACGATCTCGCTCCGCCCGACGATCACGTACGACACGCGAAATAACCGCCTCTTCCCGACGAGCGGCCTCTTCCTCCAGGCCTCGACCGAGGTCGCGAGCGGCGTGCTCGGCAGCGAGATCGAGTTTTTGCGTCACAGGCTTACGGGCCGCTTCTACATCCCCCTCTTCGGTCAGACCGACCAGGCCGGCTCGGGCGTGGTCTTCAAGGTCAACAGCGAGGCGGGCCTCGTGACGAGCCCGAAGTCCGAGGGCGTGCCGATCTTCGCGCGCTTCTTCCTCGGCGGCATCCTCGACGTCCGCGGCTACCGCCTGCGCACCGTCGGCCCTCGCCTGCCCCTCAACCAGTCGCTCGACGTGAACTCGGCGCCCATCACGAACGGCGCGAACATCGGCGGCAACCTCCAGGCGTACACGAACGTCGAGCTCGAGTTCCCCATCATCGACAAGGTGGGCATCCGCGGCGTCACCTTCTTCGACGCCGGCAACGCCTGGAACCTCGAAAACCAGTACTGCCAGACGACGCCCGCGCCGCAGTTCTCGAAGCTCGTGCGCCCATGTTTCGAGGCCTCGTCGCTCTTGAACCTGCGCGCCTCGACGGGCTTCGGCGTGCGCTGGTTCTCGCCGCTCGGGCCGCTCCGCTTCGAGTGGGGCTTCCCGCTGAACAAGCTCTACTACGAAGAGAGCAGCGTGTTCGAGTTCACCATCGGCAACTTCTTCTGA
- the nth gene encoding endonuclease III, which yields MAASKKPTKTAETAARQKRRAGPSASATELLAALREAHPDAHCELDHQSPFQLLVATVLSAQTTDVAVNKATPALFAAYPTAERLANASPEAVEEKISTIGMFRQKARNVTKLAKMLVERHGGEVPRTLDELVELPGVGRKTANVVLGVAFGAPEGVVVDTHVQRLAQRLGFTKETEPERIEKALCAKLPRDVWDITSHTLIFHGRRVCFARKPACGTCSVNALCPSAFEAEEVGRKPKRARGPEATPAKKAAPTKKATPAKKATAAKKAAPAKAAGSRAPKR from the coding sequence GTGGCTGCCTCGAAGAAGCCCACCAAGACCGCCGAGACCGCCGCGCGCCAAAAGCGCCGCGCGGGGCCCTCGGCGTCGGCGACGGAGCTGCTCGCCGCCCTCCGCGAGGCTCACCCCGACGCCCACTGCGAGCTCGATCACCAATCGCCGTTCCAGCTCCTCGTGGCGACGGTGCTCTCCGCCCAGACGACCGACGTCGCGGTCAACAAGGCGACCCCCGCCCTCTTCGCCGCCTACCCCACGGCCGAGCGCCTCGCCAACGCGAGCCCCGAGGCGGTCGAAGAGAAGATCAGCACCATCGGGATGTTCCGGCAGAAGGCCCGCAACGTCACGAAGCTCGCCAAGATGCTCGTGGAGCGGCACGGCGGCGAGGTGCCTCGCACGCTCGACGAGCTCGTCGAGCTGCCCGGCGTGGGGCGAAAGACGGCGAACGTGGTGCTCGGGGTCGCGTTCGGCGCGCCCGAGGGTGTGGTCGTCGACACGCACGTCCAGAGGCTCGCGCAAAGGCTCGGATTCACTAAAGAAACCGAGCCCGAGCGCATCGAGAAGGCCCTCTGCGCAAAGCTCCCTCGCGACGTATGGGACATCACGAGCCACACGCTCATCTTCCACGGGCGGCGGGTGTGCTTCGCCCGGAAGCCCGCCTGCGGCACGTGCTCGGTGAACGCGCTGTGCCCGAGCGCCTTCGAGGCCGAAGAGGTCGGGCGAAAGCCGAAACGCGCCCGAGGCCCCGAAGCCACCCCCGCCAAGAAGGCCGCTCCCACCAAGAAGGCCACCCCCGCCAAGAAGGCCACCGCCGCCAAGAAGGCCGCCCCCGCCAAGGCCGCGGGCTCTCGCGCCCCGAAGCGGTGA
- a CDS encoding protein kinase codes for MSPQDPFNLGGRVLDGKYRLDGVIGEGGFGVVYVGRQLALDQPVAIKVLKPQKAGADVASFMREAKVLFQLSHPGIVRLYDVGNVHTHLGESPYVVLEHLAGRTLDEEIERRARERRPFSADELVRLADGLLEALAFAHQRGVVHRDIKPANVMIVDGPSGLVTKILDFGLARGDVTTMHTSTGVALTPRYAAPEQWMATYGAVGTRTDLFALGLVLEEAATLAPALEGETIPDVIASSTSPTRRSRVSERRPDLPPVFAEIVSRATRVSPEERFPSADTMREALRSQGPGRVSGYGAPPLPELGVPVPSPSGPLLPPAVGRIEALGAPPPVASRGLSLSQSAPGYAPGRMSDPGRMSDPGRMSDPGARPSLGAFVPAPPAPRSSAVAPAFAPAPTFVPASAPTYDAARGKGSNGSSAIGGIVLVVGVLGLVALVALLVVAVVALRALSHAEVVPQPASSPGEPQPASEPPSASAPASEPPSASPPASTVAPAKPQVPPGPAPAPSTPTVRKAYGFRVVSMTGVAPREAEMRAAVAQMSQRLATCFEGPGRTGVPWNVTFTKRGFSLSGITREGTVVHATTEPGPAGQLRDCTDSALAVAPFPFPPAQKTPDGGTLTPSVVFVLGRE; via the coding sequence GTGAGCCCCCAAGATCCCTTCAACCTCGGCGGTCGGGTGCTCGACGGCAAGTACCGCCTCGACGGGGTCATCGGCGAGGGCGGCTTCGGCGTCGTGTACGTGGGGCGACAGCTCGCCCTCGATCAGCCCGTGGCCATCAAGGTGCTGAAGCCGCAGAAGGCCGGGGCCGACGTCGCCTCGTTCATGCGCGAGGCCAAGGTCCTCTTCCAGCTCTCGCACCCGGGGATCGTGCGCCTCTACGATGTGGGGAACGTACACACCCACCTCGGGGAGAGCCCGTACGTGGTGCTCGAGCACCTCGCCGGCCGCACGCTCGACGAGGAGATCGAGCGACGCGCGCGGGAGCGTCGGCCCTTCTCCGCCGACGAGCTCGTCCGGCTCGCGGACGGTCTCCTCGAGGCCCTCGCGTTCGCCCACCAGCGAGGCGTCGTGCACCGCGACATCAAGCCCGCGAACGTCATGATCGTGGACGGTCCCTCGGGGCTCGTGACGAAGATCCTCGATTTTGGCCTCGCGCGGGGCGACGTGACCACGATGCACACGTCGACGGGCGTCGCGCTCACGCCGAGGTACGCCGCGCCCGAACAATGGATGGCGACCTACGGCGCCGTGGGCACGCGCACCGACCTCTTCGCGCTCGGCCTCGTGCTCGAGGAGGCCGCCACGCTCGCGCCGGCCCTCGAAGGGGAGACCATCCCCGACGTCATCGCGAGCAGCACGAGCCCCACGCGGAGGTCCCGCGTCTCCGAGCGGCGCCCCGATCTTCCGCCCGTCTTCGCCGAGATCGTCTCGCGGGCGACGCGCGTGTCGCCCGAGGAGCGCTTCCCTTCGGCGGACACCATGCGCGAGGCGCTGCGCTCGCAAGGGCCTGGGAGGGTGTCGGGGTACGGCGCGCCGCCTCTTCCCGAGCTCGGGGTCCCCGTGCCTTCCCCGAGCGGTCCGCTGCTCCCCCCGGCGGTCGGTCGTATCGAGGCCCTCGGCGCGCCGCCGCCGGTCGCGTCGCGAGGCCTCTCGCTCTCGCAGTCCGCTCCGGGGTACGCGCCGGGGCGGATGTCGGACCCGGGGCGGATGTCGGACCCGGGGCGGATGTCGGACCCGGGGGCTCGGCCTTCGCTCGGGGCCTTCGTGCCCGCGCCCCCCGCGCCGAGATCGAGCGCCGTCGCGCCTGCGTTCGCGCCCGCACCCACGTTCGTGCCGGCCTCGGCCCCCACGTACGACGCCGCGCGTGGGAAGGGGTCGAACGGCTCCTCGGCTATCGGCGGAATCGTGCTCGTCGTCGGCGTGCTCGGTCTGGTCGCGCTGGTCGCGCTGCTCGTGGTGGCCGTCGTCGCGCTACGCGCGCTCTCCCACGCGGAGGTGGTGCCACAGCCCGCGTCCTCTCCGGGCGAGCCACAGCCCGCGTCCGAGCCTCCGTCCGCCTCGGCCCCCGCGTCCGAGCCTCCGTCCGCCTCGCCCCCCGCGTCGACGGTCGCGCCCGCGAAGCCTCAGGTCCCACCCGGCCCGGCGCCGGCACCGTCGACCCCAACCGTTCGAAAGGCTTACGGTTTTCGGGTCGTGAGCATGACGGGAGTCGCCCCCCGCGAGGCCGAGATGCGCGCCGCGGTCGCTCAGATGTCGCAGCGCCTCGCGACGTGCTTCGAGGGGCCGGGGCGCACCGGTGTCCCGTGGAACGTGACCTTCACGAAGCGCGGGTTCTCGCTCTCCGGGATCACGCGCGAGGGCACGGTCGTGCACGCGACGACCGAGCCGGGCCCCGCAGGCCAGCTCCGCGACTGCACCGACTCGGCCCTGGCCGTCGCCCCGTTCCCGTTCCCGCCGGCGCAGAAGACGCCGGACGGCGGCACGCTGACCCCGTCCGTCGTGTTCGTGCTCGGCCGCGAGTAG
- the meaB gene encoding methylmalonyl Co-A mutase-associated GTPase MeaB → MDPLSLVPGVLKNEARAVARTLRAVDDRVPGSEAVLKALFPHTGRAYVVGITGNPGAGKSTLTDRLVSAYRARGQRVAVLCVDPSSPYSGGAILGDRIRMGRHSTDPGVFIRSVATRGHLGGLSRSARDMVRVLDASGADVVLVETVGVGQDELEITRTAHTTLVVMAPGMGDEVQAIKAGIMESADVFAVNKADRDGADSTIRDIELMIALGSETMVAASKSRGHVVHGSAVTSGAPASGHSASWTPPIARCVAVRGEGIDTLVGHLDAHRTWVETSEAGRARKEARLREEVREGLREALIEAATRALHAEIEAATHRVAERTSDPYTETEALLEAFRGGRA, encoded by the coding sequence ATGGATCCGCTTTCGCTCGTGCCCGGGGTTCTGAAGAACGAAGCGCGCGCCGTGGCGCGAACCCTCCGCGCCGTCGACGATCGCGTCCCGGGGTCCGAGGCCGTCCTGAAGGCGCTGTTTCCCCACACGGGGCGCGCCTATGTGGTTGGAATTACTGGAAATCCTGGAGCAGGCAAGAGCACCCTGACCGACCGCCTCGTGAGCGCGTACAGGGCCCGTGGGCAGCGTGTGGCCGTGCTCTGCGTCGATCCCTCGAGCCCCTACAGCGGTGGCGCCATCCTCGGCGACCGGATCCGCATGGGCAGGCACTCGACCGATCCCGGGGTGTTCATTCGAAGCGTCGCCACGCGCGGCCACCTCGGGGGCCTTTCGCGGTCCGCGCGAGACATGGTGCGCGTGCTCGACGCGTCCGGGGCCGACGTCGTGCTCGTGGAGACCGTGGGGGTCGGGCAGGACGAGCTCGAGATCACGCGCACCGCGCACACGACCCTCGTCGTGATGGCGCCCGGCATGGGCGACGAGGTGCAAGCCATCAAGGCGGGGATCATGGAATCGGCGGACGTCTTCGCCGTGAACAAGGCCGACCGCGACGGCGCCGACTCTACGATCCGCGACATCGAGCTCATGATCGCGCTCGGCTCCGAGACGATGGTCGCGGCGTCGAAGTCGCGAGGTCACGTGGTCCATGGGAGCGCCGTGACATCCGGCGCGCCCGCTTCGGGACACTCGGCCTCGTGGACCCCCCCCATCGCGCGCTGCGTGGCCGTCCGCGGCGAGGGGATCGATACGCTCGTCGGTCACCTCGACGCCCATCGCACCTGGGTGGAGACCTCCGAGGCCGGCCGCGCGCGCAAGGAGGCGAGGCTCCGCGAGGAGGTGCGCGAGGGGCTCCGGGAGGCGCTGATCGAGGCGGCGACCCGCGCCCTCCACGCCGAAATCGAGGCGGCGACCCATCGTGTGGCCGAGCGCACCTCGGACCCGTACACGGAGACCGAAGCGCTCCTCGAGGCCTTCCGCGGTGGGCGCGCCTGA